From a region of the Pseudoxanthomonas sp. X-1 genome:
- a CDS encoding MFS transporter: protein MSAPAAPLRNDAKVLSLSALGGALEFYDFVVFVFFAKTLGTLFFPPEMPAWLQQVQTFGIFAAGYLVRPIGGVLMAHFGDRIGRKRLFAFSVFLMALPTLCIGLLPTYAQVGIVAPLLLLLLRLLQGLAIGGEMPGAWVFVAEHAPARKVGFAVASLSAGINVGTLMGSLMASAMAHWFTPAQLLDHAWRIPFLIGGVFGFISVWLRRWLDETPVFAQMRERKALARLPIRDVLRDHRGGVLVSMGVTWALTAGIVVVILMTPTLVQSSSGIAPALASEGNVLAAICLVIGCVWNGLLSDRIGRAPALLVASLALLVGVYLLYFDLARGGAHFLPLYAFAGFTAGVAGVTPAVMVASFPASVRYTGLALSYNLAYAIAGALTPPLIGYLAARVGALAPAHYVALVALVNVGLALYLWKRPAVQ, encoded by the coding sequence ATGTCCGCTCCCGCCGCGCCGCTGCGCAACGATGCCAAGGTCCTGTCGCTGTCCGCGCTCGGCGGGGCGCTGGAGTTCTACGACTTCGTGGTCTTCGTGTTCTTCGCCAAGACCCTGGGGACGCTGTTCTTCCCGCCCGAGATGCCGGCCTGGCTGCAGCAGGTGCAGACCTTCGGCATCTTCGCCGCCGGTTACCTGGTGCGGCCGATCGGCGGGGTGCTGATGGCCCATTTCGGCGACCGCATCGGGCGCAAGCGGCTGTTCGCCTTCAGCGTGTTCCTGATGGCGCTGCCGACGCTGTGCATCGGCCTGCTGCCGACCTACGCGCAGGTCGGCATCGTCGCGCCGCTGCTGCTGCTGTTGCTGCGCCTGCTGCAGGGCCTGGCCATCGGCGGCGAGATGCCCGGCGCGTGGGTGTTCGTGGCCGAGCATGCGCCCGCGCGCAAGGTCGGCTTCGCCGTGGCCAGCCTGTCGGCCGGCATCAACGTTGGCACCCTGATGGGCTCGCTGATGGCCTCGGCCATGGCGCACTGGTTCACCCCGGCGCAGCTGCTGGACCACGCCTGGCGCATCCCGTTCCTGATCGGCGGCGTGTTCGGCTTCATCTCGGTGTGGCTGCGGCGCTGGCTGGACGAGACGCCAGTGTTCGCACAGATGCGTGAGCGCAAGGCGCTGGCGCGCCTGCCGATCCGCGACGTGCTGCGCGACCATCGCGGCGGCGTGCTGGTGTCGATGGGCGTGACCTGGGCCCTGACCGCCGGCATCGTGGTGGTGATCCTGATGACGCCGACGCTGGTGCAGTCCTCGTCCGGCATCGCGCCGGCGCTGGCCAGCGAGGGCAATGTGCTGGCCGCGATCTGCCTGGTGATCGGCTGCGTGTGGAACGGGCTGCTGAGCGACCGCATCGGCCGCGCGCCGGCGCTGCTGGTGGCCTCGCTGGCGCTGCTGGTCGGCGTGTACCTGCTGTACTTCGACCTGGCGCGCGGCGGCGCGCATTTCCTGCCGCTGTACGCCTTCGCCGGCTTCACCGCCGGCGTGGCGGGCGTGACCCCGGCGGTGATGGTGGCGTCTTTCCCCGCCTCGGTGCGCTATACCGGCCTGGCGCTGTCCTACAACCTGGCCTATGCCATCGCCGGCGCGTTGACGCCGCCCTTGATCGGCTACCTGGCCGCGCGCGTGGGCGCGCTGGCGCCGGCGCATTACGTGGCGCTGGTGGCGCTGGTCAACGTCGGCCTAGCGCTCTACCTGTGGAAGCGCCCGGCGGTCCAGTAA